CGTATTGAAATGAAAAATATTTCAAAAGCGTTCAATGGGAACCCTGTTTTGAAGAATGCCCAATTTCGTATCGAAACAGGCGAAGTTCATGCACTGATGGGGGAAAATGGAGCGGGTAAGTCAACGCTCATGAAAATTTTAACAGGTGTATATAAGAAAGATAGTGGTCAAATCAAAATCGATGGACAAGAGAGAATATTTAAAAATGCAAAAGAAGCCGAGGAGTATGGAATTGCTTTTATTCATCAAGAATTAAACATCTTGCCTAATTTAACAGTTGCTGAAAATATGTTTCTTGGCAAAGAGCTAATGTATGGGAAAACAGGTGTTTTGCGCTCGCGCCAAATGAATGCTATAGCTCAGCAACAATTGGCTGATTTAGGGCTTTATGTAAAAGGAACTACAATGGCAGGAGAATTATCGGTTGGACAACAGCAAATTATTGAAATCGGTAAAGCATTAATAACAAATGCGAGTGTCATTATTATGGATGAACCTACAGCAGCTTTGACAGATCGTGAGATTGAAACGCTCTTTACAGTGATTCATAAACTGCGAAAAGAAGGTGTATCATTTGTTTATATTTCGCATCGCATGGAAGAAATATTTTCTATTTGTGATGCAATTACGATTTTGCGTGATGGAGAATATGTGGGCACAAGACAAATTCCTGAAACATCATTTGATGAAGTAGTTAGCATGATGGTAGGGCGTAGTATTGGTGAACGTTATCCAGAGCGTCATGCAAAGATTGGTGAAGTCATTTTTGAAATGCGGAATGGAACGAAAAAAGGTAAGTTTGAAAACATTTCTTTTCAAGTTAGGAAAGGTGAAATTCTTGGTGTCGCTGGACTAATGGGGGCTGGACGTACAGATATTATGAAAGCTATATTTGGATATGAGCCACTTGACTCAGGACAAATCTTTATCAATGGACAGGAAGTAAAGATTGCTAGTCCAATAGATGCGATTAGACAAAGAATTGCTTTTATTACAGAGGATAGAAAATCAGAAGGACTTGTATTAGATTTTTCCATTCGAGAAAATCTTGCATTACCTAATTTAGAAACTCTTTCAAAAAGCGGTGTCATGGACAAAGGATTGGAAGCGCAGTTTACAGAGGATATGATGAAACTTTTGAATGTGAAAGCAACAAATGGAGAACAAGCTGTGAAATCGCTATCTGGTGGAAATCAGCAAAAAGTTGTCATTGCAAAATGGCTTGGAATCCATCCGCAGCTGTTCATTTTAGATGAACCAACAAGGGGTGTAGATGTTGGTGCGAAAAAAGAGATTTATTCTATTATGAATAAGTTTACAAACCAAGGTGATGCAGTGATTATGGTTTCATCTGAATTACCTGAAGTATTAGGGATGAGTGATCGCGTTCTAGTCATTCATGAAGGAAAAGTAGGCGGTATTCTTGAGAAAGAGAAAGCAACGCAAGAATCCATTATGGCATTAGCTACAGGAGGAGAGTAAACGATGGCAAAAAAGGGGAATGTTCTGCAACAACTTGGATCTTTAATCGGCTTAGTACTCATTATTGTAGTGATTACGGCATTAAATCCAGCATTTATTGAAATTCCGAATTTATTTAATATTTTACGTCAAGTATCGATTAATGCACTCATTGCATTTGGAATGACCTTTGTTATTTTAACAGGGGGTATTGACTTATCAGTGGGTTCTATTTTAGCATTATCAAGTGCACTTGTTGCTGGAATGCTAGCAAGTGATATGGATCCGTTTTTGGCAATAGTAGTTGGATTATTAGCCGGTCTTGCGATGGGAATTGTAAACGGTATCATTATTGCGAAAGGAAAAGTGGCACCTTTTATTGCGACATTAGCAACAATGACAATTTTTCGTGGATTGACACTTGTTTATATGGACGGACGTCCGATCACTGGTCTTGGTGATCATGTCATGTTCCAAATGTTTGGTCGTGGTTATTTCCTTGGTATCCCAGTACCAGCTGTAACGATGATGATTGCTTTTGCAGTTCTATATTTTATTTTAAAGAAAACAACATTTGGCCGCCGTACACTTGCTATCGGTGGAAATGAAGAGGCAGCGATATTATCAGGCATTCATGTTACAAGAATCAAAGTCATGATTTATGGTCTATCTGGTGTTTTGGCAGCGCTTGCAGGTATTGTATTAACATCTCGTTTAGATTCTGCACAGCCAACTGCTGGTTCTTCTTATGAATTAGATGCAATTGCTGCAGTTGTATTAGGTGGAACAAGCCTTTCTGGAGGAAAAGGTTGGATTGTTGGTACGTTTATTGGGGCACTAATCATTGGAGTGCTAAATAACGGGCTAAATTTATTAGGCGTGTCATCTTTCTTCCAACAAGTTGTAAAAGGGCTTGTTATCCTACTTGCTGTATTAATTGATCGTCGAAAAGAAGCGTAATGGAGGGATAATTCATGAAAAAATGGTTACTTGTACTTGTTGCACTCATTATGGTCGTTACTACTGGTTGCTCGATGGAACCACCAGAATGGGCAAAGGATTCTAGCGATAAAGGGCGAAATAAGACTATTAAAGTTGGATTCTCTGTTTCTACCTTAAATAATCCATTTTTTGTTACATTGAAAAAAGGAGCAGAAAAGAAAGCGAAGGATATTGGCATAGAATTAATTTCAGTTGATGCACAAAATGATGCAGCTAAGCAAACGAACGATGTCGAAGACTTGGTTCAAAAAGGTGTTGATATAGTTGTTATTAACCCAACGGATTCAGATGCTGTTGCTTCAGCGGTAAGTGCAGCCAATGCAGCAAATATTCCTGTAATTACAGTGGACCGCGTTGCAAATTCAGGAAAAGTTGTCTCTCATATTGCTTCTGATAATGTGGCAGGAGGGAAATTAGCTGGAGATTATATTCGTGAGCTCGTTGGTGAGGGAGCTGCTGTGGCTGAATTAGAAGGAATTCCGGGATCATCTGCCGCACGCGAGAGAGGGAAAGGATTTCATGAAGTGGCAGACACTGGATTGAAAGTAGCAGCTAAGCAAACTGCTGATTTTGACCGTGCGAAAGGATTATCTGTTATGGAAAATATTTTGCAGGCCAATAGTGATGTGAAGGCAGTATTCGCTCATAATGATGAGATGGCATTAGGTGCGCTAGAAGCGTTAAAATCTGCAGGCAAAATGGATGTAGCTGTCGTTGGCTTTGATGCAACAGATGATGCCGTGAAAGCGGTTAAAGAAGGACGTATGGCAGCAACCGTCGCACAAAAGCCAGAATTAATCGGAGAAAAGGCGATGGAAACAGCAAAACAAGTAAATCAAGGTAAAAAAGTGGAGAAATTCATTCCGATTGGATTGGATCTTATTAAGAAAAAATAAAATATGAAAAATAAGGAAGGAAGAATTACAAATGAAATTCTTTATTGATACAGCAAATATTAATGAAATTAAAGAAGCAAATGAATTAGGTATATTAGCAGGTGTAACGACAAATCCATCACTTGTAGCAAAAGAAGGCGTAGATTTCCATGAACGTATTCGTGAAATTTGCGGTGTTGTTGAAGGACCTGTTAGCGCGGAAGTAATTAGCTTAGAAGCCGATAAAATGATTGAAGAAGGAAAAGAATTAGCAAAAATCGCACCAAACGTTGTTGTAAAAGTCCCGATGACAAAAGAAGGATTAAAAGCAGTAAAAGCATTCTCAGACTTAGGAATTCGTACAAACGTTACGCTAGTGTTCTCTGCCGTACAAGCATTACTTGCAGCACGCGCTGGTGCAACATATGTATCTCCATTTTTAGGTCGTCTAGATGATATTGGTCATAACGGTATGGATTTAATTCGTCAAGTAGCTGAGATTTTTGCAATTCACGACATTGAAACAGAAATTATTGCAGCATCTGTACGTCATAGTGTACATGTAACAGAAGCTGCTTTAAATGGCGCACATATCGCAACAATTCCAGCAAATGTAATTGGTGCATTAGTGAAACATCCATTAACAGATCAAGGGATTGAGAAGTTCTTAGCAGATTGGGAGAAAACACAAGAGAAATAAATATTATAAAAAGTCCTCGTAAAGTGTTTTTTAATACTTTACGGGGATTTTTATTGTATTTGAAATAGAATGAGAAAGAATTTTAGAAATCATATATTATATGATTATTTTATAGTATTGAACATATGGTAAATTAATGTTTACTTTTATCAAATGATACAAGGAAAAGAAATATTTCCAAGGAAATTGTCGAGATATAGTTAGAAGTTAGCGGATTTTTACTGGAAATATAGAAAGAATGATTCATGATTTCATTGCTGGAACACAGGTAGTGAAAGTAGAGGGGAAATAAAAAGACAATGCTGGCATTTAGCCTAGCATTGTCTTTTTGACTTTTCCTCTTACATAAATCATTCCGGCAAATGTTAATAAAAATGCAGTTCCAATTATAAAGCTGACACTCGGTGATGCCCCGATTGCTCCGATTGTAAAAGAACCAGCGACTACTCCTAACGAAAAGAAAGCGTAAAATAATCCAAATGCTTTTCCTCGGTTGTTTTCGGTTGTATTTTCAACAAGCAGAGCATTAATCGATGGGAAAAGGATTGCGAATCCGACTCCATAAATCATCATGACGATGAAAATCATTCCTTTTGTTGTAAATAAGCCGAGCAGTGACAATGATAATGCCATGACGGTGATACCGATTAACATCATTTTTGAACGATTAAAGCGATCAAATATGCGATTGGTCGGCAATAAGAAGAAGAGGATGGCAGTAATCCCGAATATACTCATCATCATGCCTGTTGTAGATGATTTGAGTGCGAGTGCTTCCACTTTCATTGGCAGCATATATGTGACAATTCCT
The window above is part of the Bacillus cytotoxicus NVH 391-98 genome. Proteins encoded here:
- a CDS encoding ABC transporter permease subunit; this translates as MAKKGNVLQQLGSLIGLVLIIVVITALNPAFIEIPNLFNILRQVSINALIAFGMTFVILTGGIDLSVGSILALSSALVAGMLASDMDPFLAIVVGLLAGLAMGIVNGIIIAKGKVAPFIATLATMTIFRGLTLVYMDGRPITGLGDHVMFQMFGRGYFLGIPVPAVTMMIAFAVLYFILKKTTFGRRTLAIGGNEEAAILSGIHVTRIKVMIYGLSGVLAALAGIVLTSRLDSAQPTAGSSYELDAIAAVVLGGTSLSGGKGWIVGTFIGALIIGVLNNGLNLLGVSSFFQQVVKGLVILLAVLIDRRKEA
- a CDS encoding sugar ABC transporter ATP-binding protein, whose product is MRIEMKNISKAFNGNPVLKNAQFRIETGEVHALMGENGAGKSTLMKILTGVYKKDSGQIKIDGQERIFKNAKEAEEYGIAFIHQELNILPNLTVAENMFLGKELMYGKTGVLRSRQMNAIAQQQLADLGLYVKGTTMAGELSVGQQQIIEIGKALITNASVIIMDEPTAALTDREIETLFTVIHKLRKEGVSFVYISHRMEEIFSICDAITILRDGEYVGTRQIPETSFDEVVSMMVGRSIGERYPERHAKIGEVIFEMRNGTKKGKFENISFQVRKGEILGVAGLMGAGRTDIMKAIFGYEPLDSGQIFINGQEVKIASPIDAIRQRIAFITEDRKSEGLVLDFSIRENLALPNLETLSKSGVMDKGLEAQFTEDMMKLLNVKATNGEQAVKSLSGGNQQKVVIAKWLGIHPQLFILDEPTRGVDVGAKKEIYSIMNKFTNQGDAVIMVSSELPEVLGMSDRVLVIHEGKVGGILEKEKATQESIMALATGGE
- the rbsB gene encoding ribose ABC transporter substrate-binding protein RbsB, encoding MKKWLLVLVALIMVVTTGCSMEPPEWAKDSSDKGRNKTIKVGFSVSTLNNPFFVTLKKGAEKKAKDIGIELISVDAQNDAAKQTNDVEDLVQKGVDIVVINPTDSDAVASAVSAANAANIPVITVDRVANSGKVVSHIASDNVAGGKLAGDYIRELVGEGAAVAELEGIPGSSAARERGKGFHEVADTGLKVAAKQTADFDRAKGLSVMENILQANSDVKAVFAHNDEMALGALEALKSAGKMDVAVVGFDATDDAVKAVKEGRMAATVAQKPELIGEKAMETAKQVNQGKKVEKFIPIGLDLIKKK
- the fsa gene encoding fructose-6-phosphate aldolase, whose translation is MKFFIDTANINEIKEANELGILAGVTTNPSLVAKEGVDFHERIREICGVVEGPVSAEVISLEADKMIEEGKELAKIAPNVVVKVPMTKEGLKAVKAFSDLGIRTNVTLVFSAVQALLAARAGATYVSPFLGRLDDIGHNGMDLIRQVAEIFAIHDIETEIIAASVRHSVHVTEAALNGAHIATIPANVIGALVKHPLTDQGIEKFLADWEKTQEK